The Podarcis raffonei isolate rPodRaf1 chromosome 2, rPodRaf1.pri, whole genome shotgun sequence genome window below encodes:
- the LOC128409147 gene encoding E3 ubiquitin-protein ligase TRIM11-like: MHPFLETAMKEFKDIVLSGPQEKKGAFPGEDMPKLVLSSYSTLPWGSYRGPNELFCCSYVMGVERITSGTHSWIANVGGEKFWAVGVANETLRGCNIVNLNAGLGIWAIVRTSAGAYYPTTAPGISLGPLPKSSNTACKLENFQSKRISVCVNYKKRWVIFSDADSHSVIFTFTNAAFSGEGVCSWFSVGQ, translated from the exons ATGCATCCTTTTCTGGAGACCGCCATGAAGGAATTCAAAG ACATTGTGCTCTCTGGGCCGCAAGAAAAGAAAGGTGCATTTCCAG GTGAAGACATGCCCAAATTAGTTCTATCATCATATTCCACCTTGCCCTGGGGTTCTTACAGAGGGCCCAACGAATTGTTTTGTTGTTCCTATGTTATGGGCGTTGAGAGAATCACCTCTGGGACCCATTCCTGGATAGCGAACGTGGGGGGTGAAAAGTTCTGGGCCGTGGGGGTGGCCAACGAGACTTTAAGGGGATGCAATATTGTCAATTTGAATGCTGGTCTTGGGATCTGGGCTATCGTCCGGACTTCCGCTGGTGCTTATTACCCAACCACAGCTCCTGGAATATCCCTGGGTCCATTGCCCAAGTCTAGCAATACAGCCTGTAAGTTGGAGAACTTCCAGTCCAAGaggatctctgtgtgtgtgaactaTAAAAAAAGATGGGTGATCTTCTCTGACGCCGACTCTCACAGCGTCATCTTCACTTTCACCAATGCTGCGTTCTCTGGGGAGGGGGTCTGCTCCTGGTTCAGTGTGGGGCAATGA
- the LOC128409131 gene encoding zinc finger protein RFP-like yields the protein MAEGNPVQNLCEETTCPICLQYFKDPVIVDCGHNFCQACITRAWGEPDRDASCPQCSEPCQQRNFRPNRQLASIVEIAKKFSLQMARGAEALGRVCERHQEPLKLFCEDDRAPICVVCDKSKEHRDHKVIPKEEAFEEYQGKIQGHLEFLNKQKKEILASKLSGEAESQKLLKRTESERQKIVADFKQLHQFLEEQERLLLAQLKELDDGVKSCGDQHIAKLFEEMSSIDDLIKDLEEKQKQPATEFLQDIRSILQRYVALLHTVG from the exons ATGGCAGAAGGCAACCCAGTCCAGAACCTCTGCGAGGAAACAACATGCCCCATCTGCCTTCAGTATTTCAAAGACCCAGTGATCGTAGACTGCGGCCACAATTTCTGCCAAGCATGCATCACCCGGGCCTGGGGGGAACCTGACAGAGATGCTTCTTGCCCCCAGTGCAGCGAACCTTGTCAGCAAAGGAATTTCAGGCCCAACCGGCAACTGGCGAGCATTGTGGAAATAGCCAAGAAATTCAGCCTTCAGATGGCCAGAGGGGCGGAAGCGCTGGGAAGGGTTTGTGAGAGACACCAGGAGCCCCTGAAACTCTTCTGTGAAGACGACCGAGCCCCCATCTGTGTAGTGTGCGACAAATCCAAGGAGCACAGGGACCACAAAGTGATCCCGAAGGAGGAGGCCTTTGAGGAGTATCAG GGTAAAATCCAGGGTCATTTGGAAttcctgaacaaacagaaaaaggaaaTTCTGGCTTCTAAACTGAGTGGGGAGGCTGAAAGCCAGAAGCTGCTG AAGCGGACGGAATCGGAGAGGCAGAAAATCGTGGCTGATTTCAAGCAAttgcaccagtttctggaagaacaAGAGCGCCTCCTGCTGGCTCAATTGAAGGAACTGGACGATGGGGTTAAATCCTGTGGGGACCAACATATTGCAAAACTCTTTGAGGAAATGTCTTCTATTGACGACCTTATTAAGGATCTGGAGGAGAAGCAGAAACAGCCAGCGACTGAATTCTTGCAG GATATCAGAAGCATATTGCAAAGGTATGTGGCTTTGTTACACACAGTGGGCTGA
- the LOC128409175 gene encoding zinc finger protein RFP-like, protein MLFLFKNYESPRGREMPALWFETGKTKQRLLFAFQADEMADESPVQNLCEETTCSICLEYFTDPVTIECGHNFCQTCITQAWGNSDQDASCPQCREPRQQRNFRPNRQLASIVEIAKKFSLQMAKGAEALGKVCERHQEPLKLFCKDDQDPICVVCDKSKEHRDHKVIPKEEAFEEYQGKILRHLEFLNKQKGEILSSKLTVETESQNLLKQTATERQKIMADFQQLHLFLEEQECLLLTQLKELDDGIKNCRNQYIDRLCEEIASLNNLIRQLEEKQKQPVTEFLQNMRSTLERCNENENTTIDAIAFPPGLKQQIDKFSKMHPFLEKETKKFKDVVLSGPQEKKDTAVPQAAQGFWIPKLPPLGSYFLLENEAQQRLWCL, encoded by the exons ATGCTGTTTCTTTTCAAAAACTATGAGTCACCCAGAGGGAGGGAAATGCCCGCCCTGTGGTTTGAAACTGGAAAAACGAAACAAAGGCTTTTATTCGCATTTCAGGCAGACGAAATGGCAGACGAGAGTCCAGTCCAGAACCTCTGTGAGGAAACAACATGCTCCATCTGCCTGGAGTATTTCACAGACCCAGTGACCATAGAATGCGGCCACAATTTCTGCCAAACCTGCATCACCCAGGCTTGGGGGAACTCGGACCAAGATGCTTCTTGCCCTCAGTGCAGGGAACCTCGTCAGCAAAGGAATTTCAGGCCCAACCGGCAACTGGCGAGCATTGTGGAAATAGCCAAGAAATTCAGCCTTCAGATGGCAAAAGGGGCGGAAGCGCTGGGAAAGGTTTGCGAGAGAcaccaggagcccctgaagcTCTTCTGCAAAGACGACCAAGACCCCATCTGTGTGGTGTGTGACAAATCGAAGGAGCACAGGGACCACAAGGTGATCCCAAAGGAGGAGGCCTTTGAGGAGTATCAG GGTAAAATTCTGCGTCATTTGGAGTTCCTGAACAAACAGAAAGGAGAAATTCTGTCTTCTAAACTGACGGTGGAGACCGAAAGCCAGAATCTGCTG AAGCAGACAGCCACGGAGAGGCAGAAAATCATGGCTGATTTCCAGCAATTGCACCTGTTTCTGGAAGAACAAGAGTGCCTCCTGCTGACTCAATTAAAGGAACTGGACGATGGGATTAAAAACTGTAGGAATCAATATATTGACAGACTCTGTGAGGAAATTGCCTCCCTTAACAACCTAATCAGGCAGCTGGAGGAGAAACAGAAGCAGCCAGTGACTGAATTCTTGCAG AATATGAGAAGCACCCTGGAAAG gtgtaatgaaaatgaaaatacaacCATAGATGCAATAGCTTTCCCTCCTGGATTAAAACAGCAAATAGATAAATTCTCTAAAATGCATCCTTTTTTGGAGAAGGAGACCAAGAAATTTAAAG ACGTTGTGCTCTCTGGGCCTCAAGAAAAGAAAGACACGGCTGTACCCCAAGCAGCACAAGGTTTCTGGATTCCCAAGCTGCCTCCCCTGGGTTCgtatttccttttggaaaatgaggcacagcagagactgtggtgtctttag